The Sphingobium sp. JS3065 genomic sequence GAAACGGGCACGCGCTACCCGTTGATACGACCTGCGATCATACTGACAGCGGGCGTCGGCCGCGGCCTGAAGAGAAGGAGGAGTGGGGCGAGGGAGTTTTCCCTATGCTGGAGTTCCTCCCATGGCCCTGTCGCGCACGAGCGCCGATCCGCGCCTGCATGCCGCTGCCGCCAATATCGTCAAATCACTCGGTGGAACATGGAAGCCATCGGGCGCGATGTGCCGTTGCCCTGCGCACGACGACCATCGCCCCAGCCTGTCGGTCCGGGTCGGCGAGCATAGCATATTGTTCAAGTGCTTTGCCGGCTGTTCCACGATTGATGTCATCCGCGCGCTGCGCAGCGACAGGCGGCCTATCCCGACGGCCGACGCTGAAGCGGAATTCGCACGCGCGGATGGCAGCGAGCGACGGTTGGCCGGCCGGATCCGTTCGCTCTGGAAGGAAGCGCGTGCCGTTACCGATACGCCGGCGGGCGTCTATATGGCGACGCGTGGTTTCAACGAGCCGCATCCGGCGCTGCGCTACCATGATCATGTGCCGCTCGGCCGGGGCGCCGACGTCCGTTTCCGTCCGGCGCTGCTCGCCGCCGTTGAAGCCGACACCGGCGTCATAGCACTCGAACGGCTGTTCCTCGACCCCCGGACCGGATTGCCGGCCACTGATCTCGATCCGCCCAAACTGATGCTGGGTCGCCCGCACGGTGGCACCGTCCGTTTCGGGGCCGCCACCGATGTGCTGGGGCTGGCCGAGGGCTGGGAGACCGCCTGGTCCGCTCATTTGCTGCTCGGCATCCCCGTCTGGGCCGCGCTTGGTGCTGACCGCTTCCCCCTGGTCACTGTGCCTGAGCGGGTTGAACGCCTCTTCCTCCTTCACGACAACGACCTTTCCGGTCGGCGCGGCGCGGCACGGGCGAAACAGGCGCATGCGCGAGACGGCCGGTCGATCGAGCCGCTG encodes the following:
- a CDS encoding toprim domain-containing protein, coding for MALSRTSADPRLHAAAANIVKSLGGTWKPSGAMCRCPAHDDHRPSLSVRVGEHSILFKCFAGCSTIDVIRALRSDRRPIPTADAEAEFARADGSERRLAGRIRSLWKEARAVTDTPAGVYMATRGFNEPHPALRYHDHVPLGRGADVRFRPALLAAVEADTGVIALERLFLDPRTGLPATDLDPPKLMLGRPHGGTVRFGAATDVLGLAEGWETAWSAHLLLGIPVWAALGADRFPLVTVPERVERLFLLHDNDLSGRRGAARAKQAHARDGRSIEPLPPPPGFNDWNDLYRARGRGRGREMVAECRLMIGRVPHIPTRAAAWASSQP